From a region of the Paenibacillus sp. R14(2021) genome:
- a CDS encoding endospore germination permease, which yields MQEKITPGSFSCLLFSVISGFSTEFLLEGKLVEQDVWMSDLIGISVTFFILSLLYYVQLQHPDLTMAEAFDRLLGKGIAKLALCFFLIYILEIQSAAYLAITSFYRVVVLPNTPSGQIMLLITLTVSYAAYLGLGTIARTSQILLPIFIFFITIIFLFIYRNVNCNPFLPAFQHSASEIAYGGMISFFFPFGKSILLCFLFSRVANNRRPLLSVLIPLSLSGIYLFTATYLTFGSLGMNLMNSATFPFFSAIQLVKFGEYLERIEIMIIGIWTVFTMFELIVFQYLFTKLFGHIFGLKGTNPFIFPIGLLFFALAQRSFPHLNDLTIYNSTIAPFSALLPTAIIPLLLAALTLLKPKRT from the coding sequence ATGCAAGAAAAAATCACCCCCGGCTCGTTCAGCTGCTTGTTGTTCAGCGTTATCTCGGGCTTCTCTACCGAGTTCCTGCTTGAGGGTAAGCTAGTCGAGCAGGATGTATGGATGTCAGACCTGATCGGGATCAGCGTCACGTTCTTCATTCTTTCTCTGCTGTATTATGTGCAATTGCAGCATCCGGACTTGACCATGGCGGAAGCGTTCGACCGTTTGCTGGGCAAAGGAATCGCCAAGCTCGCCCTATGCTTCTTTCTGATTTACATTCTGGAAATTCAAAGCGCGGCTTACCTTGCGATAACGTCCTTCTACCGGGTCGTGGTGCTGCCGAACACCCCATCGGGTCAAATTATGCTGCTGATCACGTTGACTGTTTCTTATGCAGCCTATCTGGGCCTCGGTACGATCGCACGCACATCTCAAATACTGCTCCCGATCTTCATATTCTTCATCACCATCATTTTCCTCTTTATTTATCGCAACGTAAACTGCAACCCGTTCCTTCCGGCCTTCCAGCACAGTGCATCCGAGATTGCTTATGGAGGCATGATTTCTTTCTTTTTCCCTTTTGGCAAATCGATCCTGCTCTGTTTTCTATTCTCCCGCGTAGCGAACAACCGCCGCCCCCTGCTCAGCGTGCTGATTCCGCTGTCGCTGTCCGGGATCTACCTGTTTACGGCAACCTATCTGACCTTCGGTTCGCTCGGCATGAATCTGATGAACAGTGCAACATTCCCGTTCTTCTCCGCTATTCAGCTCGTCAAATTCGGCGAATACCTGGAGCGTATCGAAATCATGATAATCGGCATTTGGACCGTGTTTACGATGTTTGAGCTCATTGTTTTTCAGTATTTATTTACAAAACTGTTCGGCCACATTTTCGGTCTCAAGGGGACGAATCCCTTCATCTTCCCCATCGGACTGTTGTTTTTTGCCCTGGCGCAGCGAAGCTTCCCGCATCTTAATGACTTGACCATCTACAATTCAACTATCGCTCCGTTCTCTGCGCTTCTCCCTACGGCAATCATCCCGCTGCTGCTTGCCGCGCTGACGCTGCTCAAGCCAAAAAGGACCTAG
- a CDS encoding Ger(x)C family spore germination protein encodes MTVNRIRLPGMKIKSLLMLSLLLPFVSGCSPDVIEISDIALVMALGIDYDQQTKLYTFSTYNVMPTALSTDKAGKLTGWTASVTGKSVIDTGRNLRGRLGKTLIFQHNKFVLIGEEAATHSFYEIMDFLMRNRQIRLTSYLVVTEGQASDKLKVRTQSGDLLSNDLFGKVRNEKEWGKSMTQSIQMVANWYTDPCRGFVTGRLGVTRQKNDTQQALALRGGAVFNKGKFKQWIQGDDVLVIQLLSERNRWKNLEFPRVVSYKGHDTSIYFKPSKQSIRSRFRHGKPSIEIALTISAALGEIGQPLPLNSPAVIASMEKAASKEIERLIQASLASFQHVIRADVLGFSQLLSQYHPTGWAAIKQNWDEVYPSMPVTVHVNVKIEKVGMIQYAKERQYAE; translated from the coding sequence TTGACTGTCAACCGAATCCGTTTACCCGGCATGAAGATAAAGAGCCTCCTGATGCTGAGCCTGCTCCTCCCCTTTGTCTCAGGCTGTTCGCCCGATGTGATCGAAATCAGCGACATCGCGCTTGTCATGGCGCTTGGAATCGACTATGACCAGCAGACGAAACTCTATACCTTCTCGACCTACAACGTCATGCCGACGGCATTAAGCACGGACAAAGCAGGCAAGCTCACGGGCTGGACCGCCAGCGTCACCGGGAAATCCGTCATCGATACAGGCCGAAACCTGCGAGGCCGTCTCGGCAAAACGCTTATTTTCCAGCACAATAAATTTGTGTTGATCGGAGAAGAAGCAGCCACTCACTCCTTCTACGAGATCATGGACTTCCTGATGCGCAACCGGCAAATTCGTCTGACAAGCTATCTGGTCGTCACCGAGGGACAGGCCTCCGACAAGCTGAAGGTGAGAACGCAAAGCGGGGACTTGCTTTCCAATGATCTGTTCGGCAAGGTTCGCAATGAGAAGGAGTGGGGGAAGAGCATGACGCAGAGCATTCAGATGGTCGCCAACTGGTACACCGATCCCTGCAGAGGATTCGTAACCGGAAGACTTGGCGTCACGCGCCAGAAGAACGATACGCAGCAAGCGCTGGCTCTCCGTGGAGGGGCTGTTTTCAATAAAGGCAAGTTCAAGCAGTGGATCCAAGGCGATGACGTGCTCGTTATTCAATTATTATCGGAGCGGAACCGGTGGAAGAATCTCGAATTTCCAAGAGTCGTCAGCTATAAGGGACACGATACCTCCATCTACTTCAAGCCATCCAAGCAATCCATCCGCAGCCGCTTTCGTCACGGAAAGCCCAGCATCGAAATCGCACTGACGATATCGGCAGCATTGGGAGAAATCGGGCAGCCGCTGCCGCTTAACAGTCCGGCTGTCATTGCATCGATGGAGAAGGCGGCTTCCAAAGAAATAGAGCGGTTGATCCAAGCGAGTCTGGCTTCTTTCCAGCATGTCATTCGAGCGGACGTGCTCGGCTTCTCGCAGCTGCTCTCGCAGTATCATCCCACGGGATGGGCAGCCATTAAGCAGAACTGGGATGAGGTCTACCCCTCCATGCCAGTTACCGTTCATGTGAACGTCAAGATTGAGAAGGTAGGCATGATTCAATACGCAAAGGAACGTCAGTATGCTGAATAA
- a CDS encoding spore germination protein gives MEQTNTSIQASAARNVLSIRQQFIHNDFLVVRDISQDAGAGHAVLVYLNVLIDEKALNQVIIRKISEDLTQRNNASAGAILDSLYTVSNVTTLPELKAAADFITDAGVILFVEGHTSAYGIKLPGFETRNIGEPKIEVNVRGPRESFIEDLHTNLSLIFRKLKTPHLKTITYIIGTQSQTKVTLLYLDNKADPNLLNELKRRLETIQLDILVVNTQIEEWIQDSTWSPIPQLFNTERPDRVVTALNRGKAALIADGTPIALIVPSTFFEMLHPSEDLYERFYFANFLRVLRLITLFISLFGPSLYIALTTFHLEMIPTPLMMAFISSKAGIPFPTFVEAILMEVSFEILREASLRLPRAVGQSVSIVGALVIGEAAVQSGIVSRPMVIVVAMTGIASFTIPAFSTAISFRILRFPLMLLAAYVGVLGISLGMLVLVLHLCSLRSCGVPFLNPVSPSGLKTTLQNYIQLPVKYRPRNKGGS, from the coding sequence TCATTCATAACGATTTTCTCGTCGTCCGGGACATCAGCCAGGACGCGGGAGCCGGGCATGCAGTCCTTGTCTATCTCAATGTATTGATCGACGAGAAGGCGCTCAATCAAGTCATCATTCGCAAAATCAGCGAGGATCTGACCCAGCGGAACAACGCTTCAGCCGGCGCGATTCTAGACTCGCTCTACACCGTTAGCAACGTGACAACACTGCCGGAGCTTAAGGCAGCTGCAGACTTCATTACCGATGCCGGCGTCATCCTGTTTGTAGAAGGACACACCTCCGCCTACGGAATCAAGCTGCCCGGCTTCGAGACCCGCAATATCGGGGAGCCGAAGATCGAAGTCAATGTCAGAGGCCCGCGCGAGAGCTTTATCGAGGATCTTCATACCAACCTAAGCCTGATTTTCCGAAAATTAAAAACGCCTCATCTGAAAACGATAACGTACATCATCGGAACTCAGAGCCAAACGAAAGTTACACTGCTCTATCTCGATAACAAGGCTGACCCGAACCTATTGAACGAATTGAAGCGAAGACTGGAGACCATCCAGCTCGATATCCTGGTCGTAAATACGCAGATCGAGGAATGGATTCAAGACAGCACCTGGTCGCCCATCCCCCAATTGTTCAACACGGAGCGCCCCGATCGGGTCGTCACGGCGTTAAACCGGGGCAAAGCCGCGCTCATTGCGGACGGAACGCCGATTGCGCTGATTGTACCGTCCACCTTCTTCGAAATGCTGCATCCGAGCGAAGACTTATACGAGCGGTTTTATTTTGCCAACTTCCTGCGTGTGCTCCGCCTCATCACGCTGTTTATTTCGTTGTTCGGACCCTCCCTGTATATCGCGCTGACGACCTTCCATCTGGAGATGATTCCAACGCCTCTAATGATGGCGTTCATCTCCTCGAAAGCAGGCATTCCGTTTCCTACGTTCGTGGAAGCGATCCTGATGGAGGTATCTTTCGAAATTCTCCGGGAAGCCAGCCTGCGGCTGCCCCGGGCGGTGGGACAATCCGTCAGCATCGTCGGTGCGCTCGTTATCGGAGAGGCCGCCGTTCAGTCCGGGATCGTCTCCCGTCCCATGGTCATCGTCGTCGCCATGACAGGCATCGCATCGTTCACGATTCCTGCCTTCAGCACCGCCATCTCGTTTCGGATCCTTCGGTTTCCACTCATGCTGCTCGCAGCATATGTCGGCGTTCTCGGCATCTCCCTCGGGATGCTTGTGCTGGTGCTTCATCTGTGCTCGCTGCGGTCCTGCGGAGTGCCGTTCCTGAATCCCGTCAGCCCCAGCGGATTAAAAACAACGCTGCAGAACTACATCCAACTGCCTGTCAAATACAGGCCCCGGAACAAGGGAGGCTCCTGA